One Prunus dulcis chromosome 7, ALMONDv2, whole genome shotgun sequence DNA segment encodes these proteins:
- the LOC117636112 gene encoding uncharacterized protein LOC117636112, which produces MLLRSSSTPVLNSWLPHSKDSSFPEQQPEMVPQIAKTRSLALSASSRSPLTLSPINDSARKMTRAVSEADLRDLSLTPKRKPFKMPLNGFEEREEDEEMEMAFSSEFRRTVSLGLPEVEGCEIGLRENKGLLDVLVEGGVGGGGGKICGGNGGGGGGSDGGDDGSSGFWDSNNNGSGNTEIYYQKMIDAYPGNPMILSNYARFLKEVRGDFEKAEEYCGRAILANPNDGNVLSMFADLVWQNHKDAPRAQTYFDQAVQAAPDDSFVLASYAKFLWDSEEDEEEEEDLKEGANNRASTPNLLQGVPPSPPPLAAAA; this is translated from the exons atgcttCTAAGGAGCTCATCAACGCCCGTACTAAATTCATGGCTACCCCACTCCAAAGACTCATCATTTCCAGAACAACAACCCGAAATGGTACCCCAAATCGCCAAAACTCGTTCCCTTGCCCTCTCGGCCTCGTCGCGGTCTCCTCTTACATTGTCGCCGATCAACGACTCGGCTAGGAAGATGACTCGGGCGGTCTCTGAGGCCGATCTTAGAGATCTCTCGCTGACGCCCAAAAGAAAGCCATTCAAAATGCCCTTGAATGGGttcgaggagagagaggaggatgAGGAGATGGAAATGGCTTTTTCATCTGAGTTTAGGAGAACGGTGTCGTTGGGATTGCCAGAGGTGGAAGGGTGTGAGATCGGGTTGAGGGAGAACAAGGGCTTGTTGGACGTTTTGGTTGAGGGTGGGGTTGGTGGAGGCGGTGGCAAGATATGCGGTGGTAATGGCGGAGGGGGTGGTGGATCGGACGGTGGAGATGATGGGAGCTCAGGATTTTGGGATTCGAATAATAATGGGAGTGGTAACACTGAGATCTATTATCAGAAAATGATCGACGCTTATCCTGGAAATCCCATGATTCTCAGCAATTATGCTCGTTTTTTAAAAGAG GTTCGTGGGGATTTTGAAAAGGCTGAAGAGTACTGTGGGAGAGCCATTTTGGCGAACCCAAATGATGGAAATGTCCTATCAATGTTTGCGGATTTGGTATGGCAGAATCATAAGGATGCTCCTAGAGCTCAGACTTACTTTGATCAAGCCGTTCAAGCGGCCCCTGATGATAG TTTTGTTCTAGCATCCTATGCTAAGTTTCTTTGGGATTCTGAGgaagatgaggaggaggaggaggatttgAAAGAAGGCGCCAACAACAGAGCATCGACACCCAATTTGTTGCAAGGAGTTCCTCCTTCACCCCCTCCATTAGCTGCTGCTGCATAA
- the LOC117634919 gene encoding equilibrative nucleotide transporter 8, with protein MEGGVKGLEYQAEPRDAYKIAYIIHFLLGAGNLLPWNAFITAVDYFGHLYPTKHVEKVFSVAYMSSSVVVLVVMMSCGSWWEKMSPRLRLNLGFSLFILSLMVAPVTDWFWYSTTGSSSGRANAGYGVTVASVVVCGLADGLVGGSLMGSAGKLPKKYMQAVFAGTASSGVIISLLRISTKAMLPQTPKGLRTGAHLYFMVSTVFLLCCIIGCNLLYRLTVMQEHCKLVQDESFCSRPKFWAVARKVPGPAFGIFIIYTVTLSIFPGFIAENLESKLLRDWYPILLITVYNIADLVGKSLTAVYLLKSIKKATWACITRLLFYPVFTACLHGPIWLKTEIPMVVLTFLLGLTNGYLTSVIMMIVPKTVPVSEAELSAIVMVVFLGVGLVSGSVLGWFWVL; from the exons ATGGAAGGTGGAGTGAAGGGTCTTGAGTATCAAGCCGAGCCAAGAGATGCATACAAAATCGCTTACATTATTCATTTCTTGCTGGGAGCAGGCAATTTGCTTCCTTGGAATGCATTTATCACAGCAGTTGATTACTTTGGCCATCTCTATCCAACCAAGCATGTTGAGAAGGTCTTCTCTGTTGCTTACATGAGTTCGTCAGTGGTAGTACTTGTTGTGATGATGAGCTGTGGGAGCTGGTGGGAGAAGATGAGCCCTAGGCTGAGACTCAACTTGggattttctctttttattctctctttAATGGTGGCTCCTGTAACAGACTGGTTTTGGTACAGTACAACTGGGTCAAGTAGTGGGAGAGCCAATGCAGGTTATGGTGTGACAGTTGCATCAGTTGTAGTGTGTGGCTTAGCTGATGGCTTGGTCGGAGGAAGCTTGATGGGATCCGCTGGAAAGCTTCCAAAAAAGTACATGCAAGCTGTTTTTGCTGGAACTGCTTCTTCAG GTGTtataatttctcttttgagaATTTCAACCAAGGCAATGCTTCCACAGACCCCAAAAGGTCTTAGAACAGGCGCCCACTTGTATTTTATGGTCAGCACCGTATTCCTCCTATGCTGCATCATTGGTTGCAACTTGCTGTACAGGTTAACAGTCATGCAGGAACATTGTAAACTTGTTCAAGATGAATCATTCTGCTCAAGACCGAAATTTTGGGCTGTGGCGCGAAAAGTCCCGGGGCCAGCTTTTGGGATTTTCATAATCTATACTGtgactttgtcaattttcccAGGATTTATAGCTGAAAATCTGGAATCCAAGCTTCTTCGAGATTGGTACCCTATTTTGCTGATTACAGTGTACAACATTGCAGATTTAGTGGGTAAGTCTTTGACTGCGGTTTATCTTCTAAAGAGTATAAAAAAGGCAACATGGGCTTGCATTACCAGACTCCTATTTTATCCAGTCTTCACTGCTTGCCTCCATGGACCAATATGGCTGAAAACTGAAATTCCAATGGTTGTTCTCACATTTTTGCTTGGACTGACCAATGGGTATCTGACAAGTGTTATCATGATGATAGTTCCGAAAACTGTACCAGTTTCAGAAGCAGAGCTATCTGCCATTGTAATGGTTGTGTTCCTCGGAGTTGGGTTGGTCAGTGGTTCGGTTCTTGGCTGGTTCTGGGTCTTATGA
- the LOC117635142 gene encoding nuclear pore complex protein NUP1 — MEKGGETTPSAGLYGDRRVGGKLRKPPSRTPSTTPYARPPLSEAERGRRRWLSSVVDPAYRLIAGGATRLFPSFFSKSNSLSALPPPNVQNQDEWHTETEQNATGDEDHCDLNNGISRTSEIAGPSKANGLKSGSDFDGDKKGARSDEIGLSEIEQLLKGKKFSRDEVNHLMEIIQSRAVEHPTVDRENRNQTTSTAEKGKGVVITDDFPKTSSEEKQEDLNKAIWGTSTPLPQSAIRDEVGASPIEIARAYMGGRTSEIDFSSKNTVSKDERATLHDDEFSSKPFVPTPSSKPSTCWPGSMVKDQRDYLTPQTERGRFGLQSFPRTPYSRTIYSKSQSKLTQLQSGNDKAPRTLSTPWKQSQTPMYGQPRGDALDGGYGSVGPIRKSRHKIVAQTPTRGSPYVHSSPIGSSHVENSNVTKGFLPAGKKNFESVGLSGNSQIPAFDRKASSFGVPTVHPQSSLIARTILEHIDRNPPTPKDKSEELKLAFAWKKPLSSGVASVNQNGHDSLPLVGGSSSRKLINQDFPKNSPHDNADKGNSLFKIPPLKNTVKATDVVNNSPSGDGRDGRSLVRSIHEDFPKTGLNAVGSEIPNQQKKPPSQSSATKRVFPSIAIDKPDSKWALSSGNSSGFTFPVSTSSAVFSEPPTPSLMPSFLGSSQQHQPKDVDAVPTYEFGSKKSAPLAFSFPSTSAEIQNDDASDIKFSFGSDKPTLPFGSVGKDAICY; from the exons ATGGAGAAGGGTGGCGAAACGACGCCGTCTGCGGGGCTATACGGAGACAGAAGGGTGGGAGGGAAACTGAGGAAGCCACCGTCTCGTACGCCGTCGACGACGCCGTATGCGCGTCCGCCTTTGAGCGAAGCCGAACGGGGACGGCGGCGGTGGTTATCAAGCGTCGTTGATCCGGCTTATCGGCTGATAGCCGGAGGCGCCACTCGGCTCTTCCCctctttcttctccaaatcGAACTCCCTCAGTGCCCTACCCCCGCCCAATGTCCAAAATCAAG ATGAATGGCACACAGAGACAGAACAAAATGCTACTGGTGATGAGGACCATTGTGATCTAAAT AATGGGATATCCAGAACAAGTGAAATAGCAGGCCCTAGCAAAGCAAATGGATTAAAAAGTGGTTCTGATTTTGATGGAGACAAGAAAGGTGCCCGGTCTGATGAGATTGGACTTTCTGAAATTGAGCAGCTATTGAAGGGGAAAAAGTTTTCTAG GGATGAAGTCAATCACTTGATGGAAATTATACAATCAAGGGCTGTTGAACATCCTACTGTGGACCGTGAAAATAGAAATCAAACCACTAGTACTGCAGAAAAAGGTAAAGGGGTGGTAATTACAGATGACTTTCCAAAGACGTCATCTGAAGAAAAACAGGAAGACTTGAATAAAGCTATTTGGGGAACCTCAACCCCTCTACCCCAGTCAGCT attcGAGATGAAGTAGGTGCTTCACCTATTGAAATTGCAAGAGCATATATGGGAGGCAGAACATCAgaaattgatttttcttctaaGAATACAGTGTCAAAAGATGAAAGGGCCACACTGCACGACGATGAGTTTTCTTCAAAACCATTTGTTCCAACACCTTCATCTAAGCCATCGACATGCTGGCCTGGTTCCATGGTAAAGGATCAACGTGATTATCTAACCCCACAGACTGAAAGAGGCAGATTTGGCCTCCAGAGTTTTCCTCGAACCCCTTATTCTAGAACTATATATTCAAAATCCCAGTCGAAG TTAACTCAACTACAAAGTGGTAATGATAAGGCCCCAAGAACATTATCTACTCCCTGGAAACAGTCACAGACTCCTATGTATGGGCAG CCAAGGGGTGATGCATTGGATGGTGGCTATGGATCAGTGGGACCAATTCGCAAGTCACGACATAAAATTGTTGCACAAACTCCTACTAGAGGATCTCCGTATGTTCATTCCTCTCCAATTGGGTCTTCACATGTGGAAAACTCCAACGTTACCAAAGGCTTCTTGCCTGCCGGCAAGAAGAATTTTGAATCTGTAGGACTAAGTGGAAACTCCCAAATTCCAGCATTTGACAGGAAGGCTTCCAGCTTTGGTGTGCCAACAGTTCATCCACAGTCTAGTCTGATTGCCAGGACAATCCTGGAGCACATTGATAGAAATCCGCCCACTCCTAAAGATAAGTCAGAAGAGTTAAAGCTAGCCTTTGCATGGAAGAAACCCCTGTCTTCTGGTGTTGCTTCAGTGAACCAGAATGGGCATGATAGCTTACCACTTGTAGGAGGGTCCAGTTCTCGTAAGCTCATAAATCAAGATTTCCCGAAAAATTCTCCTCATGACAATGCTGACAAGGGGAATTCTCTGTTTAAGATTCCACCTCTGAAGAATACTGTAAAAGCTACAGATGTTGTAAACAACAGTCCTTCTGGTGATGGGAGGGATGGAAGATCTCTAGTCAGGAGTATACATGAG GATTTTCCTAAGACTGGCCTGAATGCTGTTGGCTCTGAGataccaaatcaacaaaagAAGCCTCCATCTCAATCTTCAGCGACTAAACGTGTTTTTCCTTCTATAGCTATTGACAAGCCGGACTCAAAATGGGCGTTGTCTTCTGGTAATAGCTCTGGGTTTACCTTCCCTGTTTCGACATCGTCTGCAGTGTTTTCTGAACCACCGACACCATCCCTTATGCCATCTTTCCTGGGAAGCAGTCAGCAGCATCAGCCGAAAGATGTAGACGCTGTTCCTACTTACGAATTTGGATCCAAGAAGTCTGCTCCTCTTGCATTTTCATTCCCTTCTACAAGTGCGGAAATCCAGAATGATGATGCTTCAGATATTAAGTTCAGTTTTGGATCAGATAAGCCAACCTTGCCTTTCGGTTCAGTAGGCAAAGATGCCATCTGTTATTAG
- the LOC117636045 gene encoding axial regulator YABBY 5 yields the protein MTSCIDVATEQLCYIPCNFCNIVLAVSVPCSSLLDIVTVRCGHCTNLWSVNMAAAFQSLSWPDVQAQNYNYNAQNYRIESGSSSKCNKKIATRDPTADHVTEERGVNRPPEKRQRVPSAYNQFIKEEIQRIKANNPDISHREAFSTAAKNWAHFPHIHFGLMLETNNQPKLDNDSEKHLMSRAALLNK from the exons ATGACCAGCTGCATCGATGTTGCGACTGAGCAACTCTGCTACATCCCCTGCAACTTTTGCAATATTGTTCTCGCG GTGAGTGTTCCATGCAGCAGCCTACTCGACATTGTGACAGTTCGATGCGGGCACTGCACCAATTTATGGTCCGTGAACATGGCCGCTGCCTTTCAGTCACTGTCCTGGCCAGATGTCCAG GCACAAAACTATAACTATAACGCGCAGAATTACCGGATTGAGTCAGGTTCCTCATCCAAATGCAACAAGAAGATTGCAACCAGAGACCCTACTGCAGATCATGTCACTGAGGAAAGGGGTGTGAACCGAC CTCCGGAGAAGAGGCAACGTGTACCTTCTGCATATAACCAGTTCATAAA GGAGGAAATTCAGAGGATCAAGGCCAATAATCCAGATATTAGCCATAGAGAGGCTTTCAGCACTGCTGCCAAAAAC tGGGCGCACTTCCCTCACATTCATTTTGGGCTGATGTTGGAGACTAACAATCAGCCTAAGCTGGACAAT GACTCTGAGAAACATCTTATGTCAAGGGCTGCACTGCTGAATAAATGA
- the LOC117635378 gene encoding methyl-CpG-binding domain-containing protein 11-like: MASSVEKEGEEVVSLELPAPSGWVKKFLPKQSGTPKKNEIIFTAPTGEEITNKRQLEQYLKAHPGGPAVSEFDWSTGETPRRSARISEKAKATPPPEGEPPKKRSRKSTSAKKDSKEKQAGPEGAEETKISDVQAAEKSEKVEDTEMEKDDVKDNQDEEKAPDADTKTEVAQPEETKVEQEANIPGDAEECKKTSKAGPEDSKASIDGKEVEGPGFGKQTEKENAEGEKVEEKGEQPQVEVGKEEETADQGKAKIAIVDEDKHEVEGEEKEKHNEVAIDTEVEIKEKEAAKGNTEGKNSSGVHEAGKKVEGEVIENGGPGNEA, from the exons ATGGCAAGCTCAGTGGAGAAAGAGGGTGAGGAGGTTGTGTCCTTAGAACTACCAGCTCCTTCGGGTTGGGTTAAGAAG TTTCTGCCCAAGCAAAGTGGAACTCCTAAGAAAAATGAGATCATATTTACAGCTCCAACGGGAGAGGAGATCACCAACAAAAGACAGTTGGAACAGTACCTGAAAGCACACCCTGGGGGTCCTGCCGTATCAGAATTTGATTGGAGCACTGGTGAGACACCAAGGAGATCAGCAAGGATTAGTGAGAAGGCCAAAGCAACTCCACCACCAGAAGGTGAGCCCCCAAAGAAGCGAAGCAGAAAATCAACTTCGGCAAAGAAGGATAGCAAAGAAAAGCAAGCTGGTCCTGAAGGAGCCGAGGAGACAAAAATTAGTGATGTGCAAGCTGCTGAAAAATCTGAGAAGGTTGAAGATACTGAGATGGAAAAGGATGATGTGAAGGACAACCAAGATGAGGAAAAAGCACCAGATGCAGACACCAAGACAGAAGTAGCGCAACCTGAAGAAACAAAAGTTGAACAAGAAGCTAACATACCTGGCGATGCTGAAGAGTGCAAGAAAACTAGCAAAGCAGGTCCAGAAGATTCAAAAGCATCCATTGATGGGAAGGAAGTTGAAGGTCCTGGTTTTGGAAAACAAaccgaaaaagaaaatgcgGAAGGGGAAAAAGTAGAAGAGAAGGGCGAGCAACCACAGGTTGAGGTAGGGAAAGAGGAAGAGACAGCGGATCAGGGCAAAGCCAAAATTGCTATTGTTGATGAGGACAAACATgaagtagaaggagaagaaaaagagaaacataaCGAAGTTGCTATTGACACTGAAGTAGAAATCAAGGAGAAAGAAGCAGCAAAAGGGAACACTGAGGGAAAAAATAGTTCAGGTGTTCATGAAGCGGGCAAGAAGGTTGAAGGAGAAGTGATTGAGAATGGCGGCCCAGGCAATGAAGCTTGA